In Candidatus Methylomirabilis limnetica, the following proteins share a genomic window:
- the nuoF gene encoding NADH-quinone oxidoreductase subunit NuoF, producing the protein MSEKILTKRFEIPGYRGTLDEYEATGGYQAIAKALKEHTPASLTEMVKRSGLRGRGGAGFPTGVKWGFIPKDPELPKYLVCNADESEPGTFKDRELIMRDPHQLIEGILLASFAIGCRTAYIYIRGEFIAGACILEQAIRDAAARGLAGKDILGSSFSLDLHVHRGAGAYICGEETALLESLEGKRGLPRLKPPFPATSGLYRKPTVVNNVETLSNLPHIVLRGAEWFSSIGSPKSTGTRVFSISGHVRRPGIYECPINVSMRELIFEHADGMRDGRRLKAVIPGGSSVPVLTEQHLDTRMDFESLATVGSMAGSGGVIVMDETTCMVRVGEVVSRFYHHESCGQCTQCREGTAWLHKTLRRIEDGRGRKADLDLLLDICDNMKSKTICPLSDAAAMPIESYLKYFRDEFERHIVDRACPFEAQVGASARPMDAS; encoded by the coding sequence ATGAGCGAAAAGATCCTTACGAAGCGGTTTGAGATCCCTGGGTATCGCGGGACCCTTGATGAGTACGAGGCTACCGGAGGGTATCAGGCCATTGCGAAAGCGCTCAAAGAGCATACGCCAGCCAGTCTAACCGAGATGGTGAAGCGGTCGGGGCTCAGGGGGCGTGGGGGGGCAGGCTTCCCCACCGGCGTCAAGTGGGGCTTTATTCCCAAGGATCCGGAGCTGCCCAAGTATCTCGTCTGTAATGCCGATGAGAGCGAGCCGGGGACGTTCAAGGACCGTGAGCTGATCATGCGCGACCCGCACCAGCTCATCGAAGGGATCCTGCTGGCAAGTTTCGCCATCGGGTGTCGGACCGCCTATATCTATATCAGGGGCGAGTTCATTGCAGGGGCGTGTATCCTCGAACAGGCGATCAGAGATGCGGCCGCCCGTGGTCTCGCGGGAAAGGATATCCTGGGGAGCAGCTTCAGTCTGGACCTCCACGTGCATCGAGGCGCCGGCGCCTACATCTGTGGAGAGGAGACCGCCCTGCTGGAATCATTAGAGGGTAAAAGGGGGTTGCCACGGTTGAAGCCCCCGTTTCCTGCCACGTCGGGGCTCTATCGCAAGCCCACCGTCGTGAATAATGTCGAAACTCTCAGCAATCTTCCGCATATCGTACTGCGTGGAGCCGAGTGGTTCTCGAGCATTGGAAGCCCCAAGAGTACGGGTACCAGGGTCTTCTCGATAAGTGGCCATGTTCGCCGGCCCGGTATCTACGAGTGCCCGATCAATGTCTCAATGAGAGAGTTGATTTTCGAGCATGCGGACGGGATGCGGGATGGTCGCCGCCTGAAGGCGGTGATTCCCGGAGGCTCCTCGGTGCCGGTTCTGACCGAGCAGCACCTGGATACCCGGATGGACTTCGAATCTCTTGCCACGGTGGGCTCCATGGCCGGGTCTGGAGGCGTCATCGTGATGGATGAGACCACCTGCATGGTCCGGGTGGGCGAGGTCGTCTCTCGATTCTATCATCACGAATCGTGCGGGCAGTGCACGCAGTGCCGGGAGGGGACGGCGTGGTTACACAAGACACTGAGAAGGATCGAAGATGGTCGCGGACGAAAGGCGGATCTTGACCTCCTCCTGGACATCTGTGACAACATGAAGAGCAAAACCATTTGCCCCTTAAGCGATGCTGCCGCTATGCCGATTGAAAGCTACCTGAAGTACTTTCGTGATGAATTCGAGCGCCACATC